In Nitrospiria bacterium, the DNA window TCGAGCGTCACCGCGATGGGGACCCGCAAGCGGAAAGCCGGACCGGGTTGCGTTTGTTCAAGAATCGCCGTGACGAGATATCCGTTTCCGCGGGCTTGGGCCTGGGCGCCGCTCAGCCGCAAGACCGGCGCTCCCGTCCGTCCGATCCATTGGGCGAATTCGTTTTTCAGATCCTCCCTGGCAACCGCGGCAAAGGCCGCGCGCAGGTCGTCGAAGGTCGCCCGGCGAAATCGATTTTCACGATAGAAAGTCCTCAACGCGTTTACAAACGCCTCATCCCCCAGCTGGCTTCGGAGCATATGAAAGAACATCATTGTCTTGCCGTAGCCGACGGCCTCCTCGGCCGGACTGTGTCGCGCGCGGAACTCCGATACCGGAAAGTCCTTTCGTCCGGCGACGTAATCGGCGTATTTCTGGAGGACCGTACGTCGGTATTCCGATGCGGTTTCCCGTTGTTCCTGCATGAGATGGTCGGCCATATACGTCGTCAATCCTTCGCTCCAGTTTCCCTTCGCATAATTTACGAAGACACCGTTGCCCCACCAATTATGCAGGATTTCGTGAGGGTACGACGAACGCAATATAAAAGGAAGGCGTATGACGGCCGATCCCAGAAGCGTTAAGGAAGGCAGACCGTAGCCCGTCTCACGGAAATTCTCGATCAAGGCGAATTTCCTGTAGGGATACGGTCCGAGAAGTTTCTCGTACATTTTCAGGAAGGAGTCTCCGTCGTCCAGGTAACGGTTGGCCAGTTCTTCGTCGGGTGTCCGCAGAAAGGCCATGACCTGGATGGACCCGGCCGTGCGGTCGTACTCAATCAACGGTCCGCCGATCAGTAAAATCTCCTCCTGCGGCTGGAAAGATTCCCATCGGGTCTCGCTCTTCCCGGCTTTCCGTTCATGCCGTGTCCGTTCGCCCTCGCTGACCGATTCCCACGGCTCCGGCAGTTCGACATCCAACGAAAAAATGACGGGGTCGTCGTTGAACCATGGATACCATCGAGCCGGGCCTGCTAGAAAGATCCCCTCCTGGGAGACGATCCCCGAGTCGAGACCGGAATCGGGGTCCGGATTTCCCGAATCGATCGGTGGTTGGAACCGCCCTTGATATTTGACGACGAAGTTCTGGAGGCCGGGAGGGAGTGTAATGGTATAACGCTCGGCCGAGGCCTGCGCATCATCCGGGGTGGGTTGTTTCTTGGGTCGTTTCGGATTCGATTCCCGGCTCAACCGGACGCCGGCCGTCGGCGATACCGGCTGAAGTCCGCCGCGAAGCGAAAAACGCAACGTCCTTCCCGGTCCGATGAAAAAGGATTCAGGAACCTGGATCCTATCTTCCACCTGGAGCCGATTCTCCTCCGGCTGCAGGACGACCTTCAACTCATGTCGGACCAGCTCTTGGGCATTCAGCCCGGCGGGGAAGCCGGCGACGATCAGGAGGACCGCCCCGGCCCACGGACGTTTTAGAAAATTAGGCATCGGTTTCATACGCTTGATCCGTTTGGGCTCGACCGCGGCCCGTTGTTATTTCCTTGAGGCCAGCGCGTGCAGGTAATTTTGAATCCTCCTGGCGTTTGTGCCGACATCGCTTAGACCGACACGCGAAACCGAGCGGACGTCGATGCGGCTGCCGTTTCCGGCCGGCCGGACGCGGACGACGATGTCGTCTTTAAAGCCGAACCAGAAGGTGGTGTCGGTCGCTTCGATGCGCCCTTCGGACGGTCTCGAATCGATAACCTGCCAATCCATGTCGCGAGCGGTCGCGAGGGCTCGTTCAAAAGCGGGTGCGGTCGGGATCGGGAGGATCAACGGGCCCAGGTTCGGGTATCCAACTCGCTGTTGCGCGGCGATCTTAGGACCACCGTACGCCGCCGGGTTGGGGGCGTTGGAGCGAAGCCGTAGGATCGCAACGAAGGCCGGCGGGTCCTGTGTGTCGGTCGTAATATCGTGAATGGGGGGTACATGTTGCGCCGTCTGCTTCCATGACCACAAGACGCCAACAACAAAAAGCGCGATGATGAGGCCCGCAACAGCCGGAGCGAATCCTCGACGCGGAGTTCCAGACCACGCACCGACGGCTGCGACGACTGAAACCGCCGCGGCGGCCAAACCGATGTAGCCTCCCCATTGCAGCATGGTGAAGCCGGTTCGAAAATTCCACCAGCTCCAGCGGCTGCCGAAACCGGCCAGCATGACCGTGCCGGCCGTTACGACGGCGAGGCCGAAGCCGACGAGCGGCAAGATTGCAACGCTACGGTTTCGGGTTGCGGGGTCGTTCATGATGGGCTCGGAATGATGGTTGTCCCTCCGTCCTCCCGGGATCTCTTTGGATCAACGGCCCGACCTTTCAGATTCTCTGACGGTGCAATCAAGAAGCATGACAGATTGAACCCCGAGACACCGCCCACTATATATTAATGATAGGAATTTCATTTTAATCCCGATCAGGGGATCAATGTCAATCGCCATTCATCAT includes these proteins:
- a CDS encoding DUF1499 domain-containing protein, with the protein product MNDPATRNRSVAILPLVGFGLAVVTAGTVMLAGFGSRWSWWNFRTGFTMLQWGGYIGLAAAAVSVVAAVGAWSGTPRRGFAPAVAGLIIALFVVGVLWSWKQTAQHVPPIHDITTDTQDPPAFVAILRLRSNAPNPAAYGGPKIAAQQRVGYPNLGPLILPIPTAPAFERALATARDMDWQVIDSRPSEGRIEATDTTFWFGFKDDIVVRVRPAGNGSRIDVRSVSRVGLSDVGTNARRIQNYLHALASRK
- a CDS encoding M1 family aminopeptidase, producing MKPMPNFLKRPWAGAVLLIVAGFPAGLNAQELVRHELKVVLQPEENRLQVEDRIQVPESFFIGPGRTLRFSLRGGLQPVSPTAGVRLSRESNPKRPKKQPTPDDAQASAERYTITLPPGLQNFVVKYQGRFQPPIDSGNPDPDSGLDSGIVSQEGIFLAGPARWYPWFNDDPVIFSLDVELPEPWESVSEGERTRHERKAGKSETRWESFQPQEEILLIGGPLIEYDRTAGSIQVMAFLRTPDEELANRYLDDGDSFLKMYEKLLGPYPYRKFALIENFRETGYGLPSLTLLGSAVIRLPFILRSSYPHEILHNWWGNGVFVNYAKGNWSEGLTTYMADHLMQEQRETASEYRRTVLQKYADYVAGRKDFPVSEFRARHSPAEEAVGYGKTMMFFHMLRSQLGDEAFVNALRTFYRENRFRRATFDDLRAAFAAVAREDLKNEFAQWIGRTGAPVLRLSGAQAQARGNGYLVTAILEQTQPGPAFRLRVPIAVTLEGREEAYQTTVKMDDKRTGVALIVLGRPLRLDIDPEFDLFRRLSRDELPPALSQPFGAEKTLFLIPADADETVRRGYRQFAESISAFGRPSGSGSIEIKSDNEVRALPLDRAVWILGWENRFLPNIKTALAGQDLSFMQNNLQIGPTKVGRNDHAIVLTGRRHQNADAALAWVAADSMTALAGLARKLPHYGSYSYLVFEGDEPTNILKGRWTVPNSPLSMAVTQPDGQVIQVPRAKLEPRRPLAEPALLPTAVPDQHP